A genomic window from Paenibacillus thermoaerophilus includes:
- a CDS encoding extracellular solute-binding protein, producing the protein MKRMTKGLAALAGGLLLMSAAGCSWVGGSDIDRDEEQEAPVMSIAMRQEGDIPPKGNAIERAIENYTGTKLQVQWIPRAAYDDKINLMIAAGEMPKLVRVEYTPTVIGAIKVGMFWEIGPYLQDYPNLAAQDPLYYDNISVNGKRYGVPSFREMARSAVIYRKDWFDALGLSVPDSIEGWYETIKALTLGDPDRNGKNDTYGLMLFKRFSEGPYALTTRLSVSLGGPNKWAVDSEGRFTPEFMSKEYMDVLRLFRRLYAEKLINPDFAVFDQVDAEKEFDAGRVALRIGPAQNGKSQQDRLSNIAPASVVDVEPLRGPQGVRVAGEPGNLGFYLIPKSSVKTEEELKQVLAFLDKLMDPEMATLLLRGIEGVHFERLSDGSTAFLDFTRFQREVKPYRDNLPQLEGYNVPKLKDTLLGEKGLRIVKENDARRVDNPALSLYSPTYAEIGRQLDEQIWDAQTRYIMGKIDDAGWEEEVRKWMESGGRRMIVEYEADYARRFKP; encoded by the coding sequence ATGAAGCGGATGACGAAGGGATTGGCGGCGTTGGCCGGCGGCCTGCTCCTGATGTCCGCTGCCGGCTGCTCCTGGGTCGGCGGTTCGGACATCGATCGGGACGAAGAGCAGGAGGCGCCGGTCATGTCGATCGCGATGAGGCAAGAGGGCGATATTCCCCCCAAGGGCAACGCGATCGAGCGCGCCATCGAGAACTATACGGGCACGAAGCTGCAGGTGCAGTGGATTCCGCGGGCGGCTTACGACGACAAGATCAATCTGATGATCGCCGCGGGGGAGATGCCCAAGCTGGTGCGGGTCGAGTACACGCCGACGGTTATCGGCGCGATCAAGGTCGGCATGTTCTGGGAGATCGGACCGTATCTCCAGGACTACCCGAATCTGGCCGCGCAGGACCCGCTTTATTATGACAACATCTCGGTGAACGGCAAGCGGTACGGCGTCCCGAGCTTCCGGGAGATGGCGCGTTCCGCGGTCATCTACCGCAAGGACTGGTTCGACGCGTTGGGGTTGAGCGTGCCCGACTCGATCGAGGGATGGTACGAGACGATTAAGGCGCTTACGCTGGGCGATCCGGACCGCAACGGGAAAAACGACACGTACGGCCTGATGCTGTTCAAGAGGTTCAGCGAAGGGCCCTACGCGCTGACGACGAGGCTGTCGGTCAGCCTGGGCGGGCCGAACAAATGGGCGGTCGATTCCGAAGGACGCTTTACGCCGGAGTTCATGTCGAAGGAATATATGGACGTGCTGCGCCTGTTCCGCAGGCTGTACGCGGAGAAGCTGATCAATCCGGATTTTGCGGTATTCGATCAGGTGGACGCGGAGAAGGAATTCGACGCCGGCCGGGTCGCGCTGCGCATCGGCCCGGCGCAAAACGGAAAAAGCCAGCAGGACCGCCTGTCGAACATCGCGCCGGCTTCGGTGGTGGACGTGGAGCCGCTGAGAGGCCCGCAAGGCGTGCGGGTCGCCGGCGAACCGGGCAATCTGGGTTTTTACCTGATCCCGAAGTCGTCCGTGAAGACCGAAGAAGAGCTGAAGCAGGTGCTGGCGTTCCTGGACAAGCTGATGGACCCGGAGATGGCGACGCTGCTGCTTCGCGGGATCGAAGGAGTGCATTTCGAGCGGCTAAGCGACGGGAGCACCGCCTTCCTCGACTTCACGCGCTTCCAGCGGGAGGTGAAGCCGTACCGCGACAATCTCCCGCAGCTCGAAGGCTACAACGTTCCGAAGCTGAAGGATACGCTGCTGGGGGAAAAAGGCTTACGCATCGTGAAGGAGAACGACGCGCGCCGCGTCGACAATCCGGCGCTGTCGCTGTACTCCCCCACTTATGCCGAGATCGGGCGGCAACTGGACGAGCAGATCTGGGACGCCCAGACGCGTTACATTATGGGCAAGATCGACGACGCCGGGTGGGAAGAAGAAGTCCGCAAATGGATGGAGTCGGGCGGACGGCGGATGATCGTCGAATACGAGGCGGACTACGCCCGCCGCTTCAAACCATAA
- a CDS encoding helix-turn-helix domain-containing protein — translation MSKFLFRLLSFSILLGAVPVVFIGVISYFIASGDIEEKVKQGNEQILLQTQMRVEQVMRTLELSAVQYASSPLATKAITQSLTPDDYQQVRDLSQGLYSMQTFGSISEAYLISLDNDWSINFRSFQPFNALSNRDTLTGYAKLPNSLNWITPGVADESADPEQQPKRVIRMVLKIPFVQAERPQGLLVTELPEGEIKQLLAENSDFGEMMVLDEKGNDFLSDKPDDPERSLVAREIFEASQQNKRRAGSFETTLAGGNALVTYRVSDYNNWVYASVVSISEITKQSRNIAWITFVACLVLLLAVAGLGFYGSRRIYSPVRRLFEFTREIEPDPAGAGEGRSSGSRDEFVWIEERLRQLSSKGQQLQQQLRGQYSHLKEYFVLKLFSGQLSESDYAFRSSMYGLPTEWKRLAVLTLQIDTLQGTRYGEHDRELLLFAINNMVGELIPAERRFTPVVHNHSQVTLVVSETEDPAALKQELHELAGSIKTKVYEYLQLKVSVGISRPFERIGDAMKAYHESLEALKGRISLGNDLIIHAEDIEGGQELKAAIYAQLKFLEDQLVQVVKQGDREKADALFGEYIAAIVERDVHFNEYPVLMLQLVAKMYQLVHEQGSTVQKALGEGATVEAFMKLTTLDAIVRWFKQELFDPLFAFLARQSESQYVDIANQMVKIIHERYQEDLSLEMCASLLNFHPVYLSRVFKKETGVNFVDYLVEYRMTIAKQLLETTNDKVSEIAERLRYTNTSAFIRTFRRIVGMTPGQYREQFQQK, via the coding sequence ATGTCGAAATTTTTATTCCGGTTACTCAGCTTTAGTATTTTGCTGGGAGCGGTGCCGGTTGTTTTTATCGGCGTCATTTCCTATTTCATCGCTTCGGGCGATATAGAGGAAAAGGTCAAGCAAGGCAACGAACAAATCCTGCTTCAAACGCAGATGCGGGTCGAACAAGTGATGCGAACGCTGGAGCTTTCCGCCGTGCAATACGCCAGCTCGCCGCTGGCAACGAAAGCGATTACGCAGAGCCTCACTCCCGACGATTACCAGCAAGTGCGCGATTTGTCTCAGGGGCTGTACAGCATGCAGACGTTCGGCAGCATCAGCGAGGCGTACCTGATCAGCCTGGATAACGACTGGTCGATCAACTTCCGGTCGTTCCAGCCGTTTAACGCCTTGTCCAACCGCGATACGCTGACTGGCTACGCCAAGCTTCCGAACAGCCTGAACTGGATCACGCCCGGCGTTGCCGACGAATCGGCGGACCCCGAGCAGCAGCCGAAGCGGGTGATCCGCATGGTGCTGAAAATTCCGTTCGTCCAGGCCGAACGCCCGCAAGGGCTGCTCGTCACCGAACTGCCGGAAGGCGAGATCAAGCAGTTGCTTGCGGAAAACAGCGATTTTGGCGAGATGATGGTGCTTGACGAGAAAGGAAACGACTTCCTCTCGGATAAGCCGGATGACCCGGAACGGAGCCTTGTCGCTCGGGAAATTTTCGAGGCGAGCCAGCAGAACAAGCGGCGCGCCGGTTCCTTCGAGACGACTCTGGCCGGCGGGAACGCTCTTGTTACGTACCGCGTCTCGGACTACAACAACTGGGTATACGCATCGGTTGTCTCCATCAGCGAGATCACGAAGCAGTCCCGCAACATCGCCTGGATTACGTTTGTCGCTTGTCTCGTGCTGCTGCTGGCCGTCGCGGGATTAGGTTTTTACGGAAGCCGGCGCATTTACTCCCCGGTCCGCCGTCTGTTCGAGTTCACCCGGGAGATCGAGCCGGACCCGGCGGGAGCGGGTGAAGGCCGTTCTTCGGGCAGCCGGGACGAGTTCGTGTGGATCGAGGAAAGGCTGCGGCAGTTGTCCAGCAAGGGGCAGCAGCTTCAGCAGCAGCTTCGGGGCCAGTATTCGCATTTGAAGGAGTATTTTGTGCTGAAGCTGTTCTCGGGACAACTGTCCGAAAGCGATTACGCGTTCCGTTCTTCCATGTACGGCCTGCCCACGGAGTGGAAGCGCTTGGCCGTGCTGACGCTTCAGATCGACACGCTGCAGGGCACGCGGTACGGCGAGCACGACCGGGAGCTGCTGCTGTTCGCGATCAATAACATGGTCGGCGAGCTGATTCCGGCGGAGCGGCGTTTTACCCCCGTCGTGCATAACCATTCCCAGGTGACGCTTGTCGTCTCGGAGACGGAAGACCCCGCCGCCTTGAAGCAGGAGCTGCACGAGCTGGCGGGCTCGATCAAGACGAAGGTGTACGAGTATCTGCAGCTAAAGGTCAGCGTCGGGATCAGCCGTCCGTTCGAGCGGATCGGCGACGCGATGAAAGCGTATCACGAAAGCCTGGAAGCGCTAAAGGGCCGGATCAGCCTCGGCAACGACCTGATTATTCACGCCGAAGACATCGAAGGCGGCCAAGAGCTGAAAGCGGCCATTTACGCGCAGTTGAAGTTTCTCGAGGATCAGCTCGTCCAGGTCGTCAAGCAGGGCGACCGCGAGAAAGCGGACGCGTTGTTCGGCGAATATATCGCCGCGATCGTCGAACGGGACGTGCATTTCAACGAATATCCGGTGCTCATGCTTCAATTGGTCGCGAAAATGTACCAGCTTGTCCACGAGCAGGGCAGCACGGTGCAGAAGGCGCTTGGCGAAGGAGCGACCGTCGAGGCGTTTATGAAGCTGACGACGCTCGACGCGATCGTCCGTTGGTTCAAGCAGGAGCTGTTCGATCCGCTGTTCGCCTTCCTGGCGCGGCAATCGGAATCGCAGTACGTCGATATCGCCAACCAGATGGTGAAGATCATCCACGAGCGCTATCAGGAAGATTTGTCGCTGGAGATGTGCGCGTCGCTGTTGAATTTCCATCCGGTTTATTTGAGCCGGGTATTCAAGAAGGAGACCGGGGTCAACTTCGTCGATTATTTGGTCGAATACCGCATGACCATCGCCAAGCAACTGCTCGAAACGACAAACGACAAAGTGTCGGAAATCGCCGAACGGCTCCGGTACACGAATACGAGCGCCTTTATCCGGACGTTCCGCCGCATCGTCGGCATGACGCCGGGGCAGTACCGCGAACAGTTCCAGCAAAAGTGA